Proteins encoded in a region of the Desulfobulbaceae bacterium genome:
- a CDS encoding type II toxin-antitoxin system mRNA interferase toxin, RelE/StbE family has product MDIKFEAAFLKSLKKHSSIKKQVQKKVDMIIDNPLTVGEPLKGNWQGFYSCPIKRNFIIVYLYCEI; this is encoded by the coding sequence ATGGATATTAAATTTGAAGCCGCATTCCTTAAAAGCCTCAAGAAGCATTCGTCAATAAAAAAACAAGTACAAAAAAAAGTCGATATGATTATCGACAACCCGTTAACTGTTGGGGAACCTCTCAAAGGAAATTGGCAAGGTTTCTACTCATGCCCCATTAAGCGAAACTTTATAATAGTATACCTTTACTGCGAAATTT